The following nucleotide sequence is from Saccharothrix texasensis.
GTCGGCATGTGCAGGGTTCCCGCCAGTTCCGCCGCGTCCGGGGACACGTGGCACAGGCGGTAGCGGCCCAGGCGGGTCCGGGTGGGGGTGGCGGCTGCGGCGACGGTGGTCAGGGCGCGTGGGGCGAAGGCGCCCGAGAGCTGCCGCGGCGGCCGCCGGCCGCTCAGAGCCTCCACCAAGGGGAACAGGAAGTGCCGGGCGTCCAAGGGCGCGGGACCCTCGGAAGGGGCCGTGGGGGCGTTTGCGGGCGCGTTGGAGGTGTCCGCGGCGGCGATGGGCTTCGGTGACGACAGGGCGCGCAGGCGAGGTGGCATGCTGAACCGAGGGCGGACGACCGGGGTTTCGTACCAAGATCACCCGATGGAGGCACGGTGCGGGCACTGGTTCTCGACTTCGGCGGCGTCCTCACGGACCTCGGTGACGACCACGCGGCCACCGAACCGCCACTCCTCGCCGCCACCCGCCAGGCCCGCCACCAGGGCATCCTCACCGCGATGCTCTCCAACGCCGACTTCCTCTGGCGTCCGCCGGCCGGCTGGGAGGACCTGTTCGACGTCGTGATCACCTCCGGCGACGTCGGCCTGGCCAAGCCCGACCGCCGCATCTACCTGCTCGCCGCCGAACGGCTCGGCCTGCCCGCCGCCGAGTGCGTCTTCGTCGACGACCTCGCGGCCAACGTGCGGGGCGCGGCGGCGGCCGGGATGGTCGGCGTGCACCACCAGTCCGTGCGCGCCACCCTCGAGGAACTGGAAATACTGCTCCAAGTCCCCCTTCAGGGTTAACCGGTCACCACCGGCCACGCACAATCCACCTGGCCGGTGAATTGCCGTTCACTCCGCTTCCCTCGTACGTTTCGAATGGCAACCATGGACGACGACGAATAGCACGGTCGAGTGCTCCGGTTCCGCACCCGATGCCGTACGAGGGGCGTGGGTGCGGGACGTCGAGGGCTGGTCGGGACGGCCCGACGGGTACCGCGTCGGGTGGCTGTGGTGAGCCGCCGATCAGCCGGGTTAGGCAGCGCGGGTGTCTGAGCGGCCCTCCGGCACCCGCGCTGCGCCCGCCCCCGGCCATCGGCCAGGACGATCAGGCGCGCCGGCGGACGACCTCGAAGCACAGCACGGCCGCCGCGCTCGCCACGTTCAACGACTCCACCCCCGCCGCCATCGGGATCGACAACCACCCGGTCACGTGCGGCCGCACGTCGTCCGAGATGCCCGCGCTCTCACTGCCCAGCACGAACGCCGCCCGCGCCGGCAGGTCCGCCGCGTACACCGACGACCCGGCCTGCGCGTCCAGCGCGAAGATCGGGTACCCGGCGCCCCGCAGCGCGGCCACCGCCTCCGCCGCCGTCGCGCACCGCAGCACCGGCGCCCGGAACGCGACCCCCGCCGACGCCTTGACCACCATCGGGTCGATCGACGCGACACCCCGCCGCGGCACGACGATGCCGTCCACGCCCGCCGCGGTCGCCGTGCGCAGGATCATGCCGACGTTCGCCGGCGTGGTGATCCCGTCCAGGACCAGCACGAACCGCGGCCCTTCGCGCAGCCCCAGCTCCAGCGGGCGCATCCGGGGCGCGACGACGTCCGCCAGCACGCCCTGGTCCTGCTTGCCGTTCCCGGCCAGCACCTTGACCCGCTGCGCGGTGGCCCGCTGCACCTCGACGCCCCGTCGACCGGCGGCGTCCAGGATCTCCCGGGCGGCCGGACCGCGGGCCGTGTCGGCGAGCACGACCTTGTCGACCTCGAGCCGCGGGTCGTCCAACGCCTCCAGCACGGGCTTGCGGCCGTACACGGTGACGAACTTGTCCTTGGGTGACACATCCACGGAGCAAGTGTCCACTACCCATTTGGGGCTTGCTTCTGCGCTGTCAACCATGATGATCGTCACATGACATCGCGCGACGAGGCGCACCGTCTGCTGGCCAGCGGCCGGGAGGCGGACGTCTACCTGCGTCCGGACGGTCTGCTGGTCAAGCGCAGCCGTGCGGGCCTCGACCTGCGGCCCGAGGCCGAGCTGATGCGCTACCTGCGCCGGCACGGCATACCGGTGCCGAGGGTGGCGGACGCCTCGGAGACGGACCTGGTCATGGAGTACGTCCCCGGTCCGCGCATGTCGCAGGAGCTGGACGCCAAGCCGTGGCGCGCGGGCGCGTTGGGCCGTGAGCTGGCCGGGCTGCACGGGAAGCTGGACCGGGTGCCCGCGCCCGCGTTCCTGTCCGGCGACGGCGACCTGCTGCACCTCGACCTGCACCCCGGCAACGTGGTGATGGGCCCGGAGGGCGCGGTGGTGGTCGACTGGGGCAGCGCGCGCAAGGGCGACCGGAAGGTCGACGTCGCGTTGAGCTGGCTGGCGATGGCGGTGGCGCCGCTGCGGCCGTTCAAGCGGCTCGCCCGGTCGCGGATGGTGCGCGGGTTCCTGTCCGGGGTCGACGGCTCGGTGCGGGTCGAGGCGAGGCGCGCCATGCCGGCCGCCGCGGCGATCAGGCTGGCCCGGCACGAACGCGACGAAGCCGAGGTCAGCGCCGTTCGCAGGCTGGTGCGCGACTGCACCGACTAGCCTGGGCGGCATGCCCGACCGCCTGTCCGCGCTGGACGCCTCGTTCCTGTACCTGGAGGACTCCACGACGCCGATGCACGTCGGTGGGGTGGCGGTGTTCCGGCGACCGCGCACGGGCTTCGACTACGACCGGCTGGTCGACCTGATCGAGCAGCGGCTGTCGCTGGTGCCCCGGTACCGGCAGAAGGTCGTGCACGTGCCCGGACGGCTCGCGCGGCCGGTGTGGGTGGACGACGCGGACTTCGACGTCACCTACCACGTGCGGCGCTCGGCGTTGCCGAAACCGGGCAGCGACCAGCAGCTGCACGACCTGGTGGCGCGGCTGATGTCCCGCCCGCTGGACCAGACCCGGCCGTTGTGGGAGGTCTACCTGGTCGAGGGCCTGGCCCGGAACCGGACCGCGGTGATCACCAAAACGCACCAGGCGATGGTGGACGGCATCGGCGCGCCGGAGATCGGGCAGGTGATGCTGGACGTGTCCGCCACGCCGCGCCCGCCGGTCGAGTCGCTGTGGATGCCGTCGCCGGAGCCCAGCGGGTTGCAGCTGGTCGCGGACGCGGTCGCGGAGGCCGTGCAGCGGCCCGGCGAGGTGGTGGAGAACGTCCGCTCCGCGGCGGTGGACACGGTGGCGACCGTGCGCAAGGTCGCCGGGGTGTTCGGCGGGTTGGCGTCGGCCGTGCGGACCGCCGCGACGCCCGCGCCCGGCAGCCCGTTGAACGTGCGGATCTCGCCGCAGCGGCGGTTCGCGGTGGCCCGCACCGGGCTGGACGTGTTCCGCGCCATCCGGCGGGCCCACGGCGGCACGGTCAACGACGGCGTGCTCGCCGTGCTGTCCGGCGCGCTGCGGAACTGGCTGCTGTCGCGCGGCGAGGTCGTGACGGCGGGGACCACGATCCGGGCCATGGCGCCGATGTCGGTGCGGGACGACGAGGCGCAGGTGTCGGCGTACCTGGTCGACCTGCCGGTGGGCGAGCCGAACCCGGTCGTGCGGCTGCACCACGTGTCGCACGCGATGCGGGCGCACCAGGAGTCGGGGCAGTCGGTGGCGGCCCAGACGCTGGTGCGGTTCTCGGGCTTCGCGCCGCCGACGCTGCACGCGTTGGGCGCGCGGG
It contains:
- a CDS encoding Rv3235 family protein, whose translation is MDARHFLFPLVEALSGRRPPRQLSGAFAPRALTTVAAAATPTRTRLGRYRLCHVSPDAAELAGTLHMPTKVRAFAARVERQGSRWHCTEFHLLP
- a CDS encoding HAD-IA family hydrolase, encoding MRALVLDFGGVLTDLGDDHAATEPPLLAATRQARHQGILTAMLSNADFLWRPPAGWEDLFDVVITSGDVGLAKPDRRIYLLAAERLGLPAAECVFVDDLAANVRGAAAAGMVGVHHQSVRATLEELEILLQVPLQG
- a CDS encoding TrmH family RNA methyltransferase, which encodes MVDSAEASPKWVVDTCSVDVSPKDKFVTVYGRKPVLEALDDPRLEVDKVVLADTARGPAAREILDAAGRRGVEVQRATAQRVKVLAGNGKQDQGVLADVVAPRMRPLELGLREGPRFVLVLDGITTPANVGMILRTATAAGVDGIVVPRRGVASIDPMVVKASAGVAFRAPVLRCATAAEAVAALRGAGYPIFALDAQAGSSVYAADLPARAAFVLGSESAGISDDVRPHVTGWLSIPMAAGVESLNVASAAAVLCFEVVRRRA
- a CDS encoding phosphotransferase — its product is MTSRDEAHRLLASGREADVYLRPDGLLVKRSRAGLDLRPEAELMRYLRRHGIPVPRVADASETDLVMEYVPGPRMSQELDAKPWRAGALGRELAGLHGKLDRVPAPAFLSGDGDLLHLDLHPGNVVMGPEGAVVVDWGSARKGDRKVDVALSWLAMAVAPLRPFKRLARSRMVRGFLSGVDGSVRVEARRAMPAAAAIRLARHERDEAEVSAVRRLVRDCTD
- a CDS encoding WS/DGAT/MGAT family O-acyltransferase; amino-acid sequence: MPDRLSALDASFLYLEDSTTPMHVGGVAVFRRPRTGFDYDRLVDLIEQRLSLVPRYRQKVVHVPGRLARPVWVDDADFDVTYHVRRSALPKPGSDQQLHDLVARLMSRPLDQTRPLWEVYLVEGLARNRTAVITKTHQAMVDGIGAPEIGQVMLDVSATPRPPVESLWMPSPEPSGLQLVADAVAEAVQRPGEVVENVRSAAVDTVATVRKVAGVFGGLASAVRTAATPAPGSPLNVRISPQRRFAVARTGLDVFRAIRRAHGGTVNDGVLAVLSGALRNWLLSRGEVVTAGTTIRAMAPMSVRDDEAQVSAYLVDLPVGEPNPVVRLHHVSHAMRAHQESGQSVAAQTLVRFSGFAPPTLHALGARAASSFSRRLFNVVVTNVPGPQVPLYAAGAKMIEMFPVVPLAKNQALSIGVTSYDGGVYFGLNADRDAMSDVDVLAAMVEESVEELMGTVST